One region of Quercus lobata isolate SW786 chromosome 2, ValleyOak3.0 Primary Assembly, whole genome shotgun sequence genomic DNA includes:
- the LOC115976662 gene encoding receptor-like protein kinase 7, protein MSRPPLYLFYLLFCFFSLISGIQPADLQILMKLKSALQTSNGTSAFKSWESSNSMCNFTGITCNSDGSVTEIELSRQNLTGVLPLDSICQLQSLEKLSFGFNNLHGPIMDDLNNCVKLLYLDLGNNLFLGWSAPDISSLSQLQYLYMNRSGLSGSFPWKSLQNMTGLVRLSLGHNLFNPSPFPNDVLQLTNLTWIHLSNCSIQGTIPAEIGNLKELINLELSCNNMTGEIPVEIGNLVNLWQLDLSNNSFTGKLPVGLRNLSKLERFDVTMNSIEGDLSVLRFLSNLVSLELFENKFSGQIPTEFGEFKKLVNLTLNKNNFTGPLPQNLGSWAKVEKISVSYNFFTGPIPPDMCKQGTLKGLYMHHNNLTGEIPANFVNCFTLIEFRINDNLLSGTVPAGIWGLPNLRIFDISFNSVEGPITSDIKHAKSLVALRAENNRLSGELPAEISEATSLVSIRLNDNLLQGKLLIPTSPITFFGISNNRLTGEIPYMICNVSFLKIFDVSNNSLSGKIPQCLGNFSNRLWVLNLQMNNFHGLIPDTFAKCNSLELLVFNDNHLGGLLPKSLLNCTNLAVIDLGNNMINDIFPYWLEALPKLEVLTLNSNKFRGPIGNHNTSGMFFSKLRILDLGNNKINDFFPYWLEALPNLQILVLKSNRFHGPVGNHNTRGMFFSKLQILDLSYNEFTGFLPKNYFESLNAMMINDEGINESQYFGKRHYYQDSVVVTIKNIEIKLPRILTIFTTIDLSSNKFEGEIPEVLGRLTVLRLLNLSHNNLTNHIPPSLADMSRLESLDLSSNRLTGQIPIQLTSLTFLAMINLSRNQLTGPIPEGKQFGTFENDSYEWNLGLCGFPLSMKCNTNELLPPPPLPSIFQEDKGLIFASGFDWKVVLMGYGYGFLFGITMGCIAFKRGKPQWLIWFIEGKRKEKVRSCNDHRPRKRRN, encoded by the coding sequence ATGTCGCGGCCACCTCTCTACCTTTTCTACCTccttttttgcttcttctcCCTTATCTCCGGGATTCAACCTGCTGACCTTCAAATTCTCATGAAACTGAAATCCGCACTTCAAACATCAAATGGTACCAGTGCCTTTAAATCTTGGGAATCCAGCAATTCCATGTGCAATTTCACTGGAATAACCTGCAATTCAGATGGTTCCGTTACAGAGATTGAACTTTCACGCCAAAATTTAACTGGGGTTCTTCCACTTGACTCCATATGCCAGCTCCAATCATTGGAAAAGCTCTCGTTTGGGTTCAACAACTTGCATGGTCCAATTATGGACGACTTGAACAATTGTGTCAAGCTGCTGTACTTGGATTTGGGCAACAATTTGTTCTTAGGGTGGTCGGCTCCAGACATATCTTCTCTAAGCCAATTACAGTATTTGTATATGAACAGAAGTGGATTGTCCGGATCATTTCCATGGAAATCACTCCAAAACATGACTGGCCTTGTTCGGCTGAGCCTCGGACACAATCTTTTCAATCCTTCTCCATTTCCGAATGATGTGTTGCAGCTTACCAACCTCACCTGGATTCACCTATCCAACTGTAGCATCCAAGGAACAATTCCGGCAGAGATTGGAAACCTTAAAGAGTTAATCAACTTGGAGCTTTCGTGCAATAACATGACGGGGGAGATTCCAGTTGAGATTGGAAACCTTGTCAACCTCTGGCAGCTTGATCTCTCCAACAACTCATTCACAGGAAAACTTCCTGTTGGTTTAAGAAACCTCTCGAAGCTTGAGAGGTTTGATGTTACAATGAACTCTATTGAAGGTGATCTGTCCGTTTTGAGGTTCTTGAGTAACCTAGTTTCTCTGGAACTATTTGAAAACAAGTTCTCTGGCCAAATACCGACCGAGTTTGGTGAGTTCAAGAAGCTTGTGAACCTTACTTTAAACAAGAACAACTTCACCGGTCCCCTGCCTCAAAACCTTGGCTCTTGGGCCAAAGTCGAAAAAATCTCTGTGTCTTATAATTTCTTTACTGGTCCAATTCCGCCAGATATGTGCAAACAAGGTACTCTAAAGGGGCTTTACATGCATCACAATAATCTCACCGGTGAAATCCCAGCCAATTTCGTCAACTGTTTCACTCTAATTGAATTCAGGATCAATGATAATTTGCTATCGGGTACTGTTCCAGCTGGAATCTGGGGATTACCGAACTTGCGCATTTTTGATATCTCGTTCAATAGTGTGGAAGGCCCAATTACATCTGATATAAAACATGCAAAGTCTCTTGTGGCTTTACGTGCGGAAAACAATCGCTTATCTGGTGAATTACCCGCAGAGATTTCAGAAGCCACGTCTTTGGTTTCAATTCGTCTGAATGACAATCTATTGCAAGGTAAGCTTCTTATTCCAACTTCTCCCATAACATTCTTTGGTATCTCAAACAATAGACTGACTGGAGAGATCCCGTATATGATTTGCAATGTaagttttcttaaaatcttTGATGTCTCAAATAACAGTTTGAGTGGTAAGATTCCACAATGTTTGGGAAACTTCAGTAATCGTCTATGGGTGTTAAATTTGCAAATGAATAACTTCCACGGCCTCATCCCTGACACATTTGCAAAGTGTAACAGTTTGGAACTTCTTGTCTTTAATGACAATCATTTAGGAGGGCTATTGCCAAAATCTTTGCTCAACTGTACAAATCTGGCAGTTATTGACCTTGGAAATAATATGATAAATGATATCTTCCCATATTGGTTGGAAGCTCTTCCCAAATTAGAGGTTCTTACCTTGAATTCCAACAAATTCCGTGGTCCTATTGGAAATCATAACACCAGTGGGATGTTTTTCTCGAAGCTACGAATTCTTGATCTTGGAAATAACAAGATCAATGATTTCTTCCCCTATTGGTTGGAAGCTCTTCCCAATCTACAGATTCTTGTCTTGAAATCCAACAGATTCCATGGTCCTGTTGGAAATCATAACACTCGTGGGATGTTTTTCTCTAAGTTACAAATTCTTGATCTCTCTTACAATGAGTTTACTGGTTTTTTAccgaaaaattattttgaaagcTTGAACGCCATGATGATCAATGATGAAGGTATAAATGAATCACAATATTTCGGTAAACGTCATTATTATCAAGATTCGGTGGTGGtgacaataaaaaatattgagattaAGCTACCAAGAATTCTAACTATCTTCACAACAATTGATTTATCAAGCAACAAATTTGAAGGAGAGATTCCAGAAGTACTTGGAAGGCTTACAGTTCTCCGATTGCTTAACCTTTCCCATAATAACCTAACCAACCATATCCCACCATCATTGGCAGATATGTCAAGACTTGAATCCTTAGACCTTTCTTCAAATAGGCTAACAGGACAAATTCCTATTCAATTGACAAGTCTAACATTTTTGGCCATGATAAACCTTTCACGAAACCAACTTACTGGACCCATACCTGAAGGCAAGCAATTTGGTACGTTTGAAAATGACTCATACGAGTGGAACTTGGGGTTGTGTGGATTTCCTCTGTCAATGAAATGCAACACTAATGAGCTGCTGCCACCGCCACCACTACCATCAATATTCCAGGAAGACAAGGGTTTGATATTTGCGAGTGGATTTGATTGGAAGGTCGTGTTAATGGGCTATGGATATGGATTTTTGTTTGGAATAACGATGGGATGTATTGCGTTTAAAAGAGGAAAACCTCAATGGCTTATATGGTTTATTGAAGGAAAACGAAAAGAAAAGGTGAGAAGTTGCAATGATCATAGACCcaggaaaagaagaaattaa